The nucleotide window TGCACACGCTGCCGATGTTTCACGCCAACGGTTGGGGTGGTGTTTGGGCGATAACAGCAGCGGGTGCTACCCATGTATGCTTGCGGAAAGTTGACCCTCCGCACATTCTCAATTTGTTTGAAAATAAAAATATATCGCTATTGTGCGGTGCTCCGACAGTCATCAATATGCTTGTCAATGATCCAAAAGCAAAAGAAACCGACATCGCGATAAAGCCGCGGATGGCGACAGCAGGCGCACCTCCGGCCGCTGCTCTTATCCAGAAAGCCCAGGACGTTTTAGGATTGGATATGATCCATGTTTACGGTTTAACGGAAACGTCTCCTTTCATTCTTTATTGTGAATGGAAAAAAGAATTCGACGATAAACCGGCAGATGAACAAGCGGCCATAAAAGCGAGACAAGGCATTGAACTTGCGTTTAACGGGGAGACGAAAGTGGTTCGTGAAGACGGAGAAGAGGTAAATTGGGACGGAAAGGAATTAGGCGAGATTGTCACCCGCGGCAATGTTGTCATGGAAGGATACTACAAGGCTCCGGAAAAGACAGCGGAAGCAATACGCGATGGTTGGTATCATACCGGCGATTTAGCGGTGACCCATCCGGATGGATTTATTGAAATCCGTGACCGGGCAAAAGACTTAATCATTTCCGGCGGTGAAAATATTTCGTCCACAGAAGTAGAGGGGGTACTGTTTAAGCATCCGGATATTATGGATGTAGCCGTTATAGCGGTTCCCGATGAAAAATGGGGCGAAATTCCGAAAGCCGTCGTCGTCCGGCAACCGGATGCCCGCGTGACCGAAGAAGACGTGGTTGTTTTTTGCCGTGAGAACCTCGCTCACTTTAAAGTTCCGA belongs to Salicibibacter cibi and includes:
- a CDS encoding long-chain-fatty-acid--CoA ligase, which gives rise to MLATLTPLDWKRRAIKYYPEKIAVIDEEKQFTYKEFGNRTDRLSVALEEAGVQQGDHVAVMIPNTHYMLESFYGICQLGAAMVPLNYRLSAEDLEYIIHHSDAKMLIVDEAFTEPIEEIREKLSLEKIIIVSVEGHSNYLDGIDYEEFIQAVPSDSAPPEVAIDENQLLTLNYTSGTTSKPKGVMLTHRANYMNAANFMYHLNVRHDDIYLHTLPMFHANGWGGVWAITAAGATHVCLRKVDPPHILNLFENKNISLLCGAPTVINMLVNDPKAKETDIAIKPRMATAGAPPAAALIQKAQDVLGLDMIHVYGLTETSPFILYCEWKKEFDDKPADEQAAIKARQGIELAFNGETKVVREDGEEVNWDGKELGEIVTRGNVVMEGYYKAPEKTAEAIRDGWYHTGDLAVTHPDGFIEIRDRAKDLIISGGENISSTEVEGVLFKHPDIMDVAVIAVPDEKWGEIPKAVVVRQPDARVTEEDVVVFCRENLAHFKVPKAVEFVESLPKTATGKLQKFRLREEHWQGAKKVN